The sequence CGATACAGTCGATTTCGCATAGTCGATATCGTTCCAACGATCGTAAAGTAAcggtcaaagtgtaaaagtgAAAGATAGAtgatagagaaagaaagacataTACTATACACGGAAAGAAATCTTAATGAAAACATGCTTTGTAAATGATAACATCTCTTTATATTTGTATCACGTTTAAAGCTAAATACCGACAACAAATCAAGTAAAAATTACGCGAGTTacaggaaaaagaaacaagtgtTAACAATGATCACAATATTAATCTCTTACAACGTAACGCGGTACCACGTACCGCTGCTTTCTCTTGGCTCTGTGTTGCGTTGGCTTTTACACTTTTCGAATCACACATGTGCGATGTACATCGATGTAGTCGATGACGATTTATACATCGGCACGAACTAAAATCCTCCGAAGAAAAAAGCTCGATAACTGCCATTAATCGAAACTACTTCCTTTCCGTCGATTGAAAGGCAATAGGTATATATAGAAGATGTAACAAGTTCACGTGTTCTAAATGCTTTTGAAATGAAAGTTTCAACTCTGCTTCTCCGACACCAATGAAAAGACTGTATCGCGGTAAGTAACGGAAgacgtatttttttattactcttGAAAATCcctattttcttctattacgCGATTCGTACGAGTTTCACGAAGTTAGAGCAGGAAAAATAcgtgttattttaattttctttctttttttttttgttcctttttgaTTATCATTAGAAACATCATGGAAAACGGGGAAACCATGTACGTGCACCGATAAGTAGCATTCGTCGTATTCGTTTTACTCTACAAGAGTATCTTTTGATTGCGACAGGACAGCAAATCGAAGAAGCTTCGCGATGTGAGAATAGGCACGGTATACAATTatcctttttccctttttttttttttttttaatgaatgaaCCTCGTTACTTTGCGGCACTTGGGTacagtttttattattttttctttgtcttcttttaACTTTCTCTTTGCTCTTTGTTGTTTTGTATTTGATCCGAAACCACTCAACGGAGTCTACAAATAATATAGCATCTCTCTGGAACCTGCTTTACGCGTTTTCATCCGACGAATTTGATAAAGAAAACGCTTAAGATACCGTACAACTGGAAACACGAGCCAGTCATAAGATATCTCCAGGTTTTTGTCGctttccgtttttttttttttctttcttctttttacgatCGTTACGTATTAATATCAGTAAAAACTACGCTCGTACTTTACATACCGGTAAATACATAGTAAAACAAGCATATCGTAGAGTTCTACACAGTAAGATCCTCTCCTTATAGCGCGTTGCTTCCAAGACCTTCGGTACAGCAGAAAGTGATATTTGacgatatattcgtaaaatgaatttttatagatttttaagTGTAagtttggatatttttatatgtatttgtatattcGATAAAGAGATTTCGATATAGTTACCAagtgataaatttaattttcgattTACACGATTCAGAGAAGATACATTTAATTCTGTTTgataaaagtttgaaaaaatgCGGGAAAATTTGATAGGAATCTCAATTTAAAgcttaatatataatttcaaagatatagtgtatatatgtatcgcTATCCTATCGTTATTAGGCAATTTATCATTTGTAAGTTACTACTTATGAGTAAAGCTTGAAAGACTGTttcatgtaaatataaaaatgatatgtaataaatttgaaagtaaaTTGCACATTTTATATTGGATAATGAAACGTGTCTTAATTCGTATGATTTCGTGAAACTAGTCTATCGTATCtagcaaatataataattcattccGTATCTTAAAAGCAATGCGCCCAACAATCCGGTACACACGAACATTAAGTTGTATTGCCTCAAATGCAATTGCGAGACTCTTGCTATAGATAGATTTAGTCTTTATTCACAATGTTAGGATAAAACAAAGATTCATAATTATTGATCGAAAACCTACAGTTTCTTCgctaaataaatatacttggttttttttttttttttgttccaGCTAGTGTTACGATCCCAATAAATCCTAGCTAATACAcgtagatatttattttatgcagATATTCTTTATAgacttttctttctccttgtCCACGTTTGTCTCTTTCATGCACGTGTACATGCccattttattatcttatGCCTGCACTTAGCACGTGTCGCACCACAGGAAAAGCTCGATACGTCGAaacaacgaaagaaagaatctTTCAAACCGTCAGGTGCATGTAAAGTCAAACGTACataataaatcattatttACACTGCGTGTTAGAACTTAATGAATAATATTCTCGTCAATTCATTACATCTAATGCCAAATTTTTGGGAATCTTAATACCCCCCTTCAAATGTTGATCAAAAAATGCATTGCGAATTAAAACACATGTTACTTAAAAGCAATATGATTTTACAAGTAATTAAATTCCGTAGCAGCTGTGCAAACGTTATGCCTTTGAATATTTACCATATACTGTAACGTGGATacggtaatattataatagtaaTTTCTGTCTTTCGCTGTGATATTAATTACCTACAATTCTTGTACAAGATCTTATATGTATGGGTGCAACGCCAGTGCCCTACCACGCAAACCTCTCTGACCTCCGACTCCTCCTTTTGGTATCACGTATCCTCCAGCATGTCTAGCTGTTCCTTCTTCTTCCAAATTACCATTGCTCTCGATTAAATCGCGTAACGGCCAACAAGCTAAATGACGTGATTTTCCATGACGCGCTAAGACATGATATCCTTGTCTGAAATACACATCACAGTGAGTCAGTCACAAGAATGTTtactttcaattaaaatttgaaaataataggaAGAGATGTGACATACCTAGATGAAATTAGACCCACAAGTAGTGCCCAATGAGCTTTATGGCCTCTTTTTAAGCATGGAGCATGATTGAAATCAGAATCGTATGGAATTAGTACCATTGCACCATGAGCCAAAGCGTGTGTCAATGTGTCTGGGCATTGCTGTAAATCCACTAAAATATCCGGTCTATGGTCAGGCAAATATTCAGCCGCTAGTGTGCCCATAAAATCAACACTATACACTTCTCCATGTTGTGTAAAACCCCTTACACGAGCTTCAGCTAAGAGTTGACTCACAGAAACTGGTTTTGTATATTCTTGCGATGCCATAGCAAGTGCTACTAAACCACATCTGTTAAATAGTAAcgtaattattgttattatttagatttatgTGTTTcatctataaataataaattacagatGAAACTCACTGTGGTCCGTCTTGCAAAATTGGTTCAACTTGacaaaaatatgtaacttCTGCATCTTTCAGTTCATTTCGGGATATCAGCTTTTCAATTTCTGCCTCAGCAGATGTAAGGGTAATCTTGGCCCAAGGAGGCAGGGAGTCTGCATCGCTGACTTCAGTTTTTTCACACATAGGTGCCTCTGGCAAACTTGAGAGAGGTGGAGGTGGTGCTGgcatttttcaataataagtACGATACGAACAGTTACTTTGTTCAATTGACAAATACCTGGCCACACGTTACAATAAAATGATGGTAGTTTCCACAGCTATGAAATCATGCACCTACGCTTTagtattttcaatttgaaaattgcCATTTCTTAGTGGTAGTCTTCCTGTTCACTGGTAAGTCGCATAATGTTTCCAGTTCATCGTAAATGCAATCCTATTGAACGTTCTTGCAGAGATCCAAGCTGAAATATCAATGGAAAAACAGCATGCGACTTGTAACGTACAATCAAaaccataaataataattaattagcaaAAAAATTAAGACAATTTATATGTGGTActtaaaaatagtaaataaagtaatatatcgatattaatatCGATTTTGCTCTAACAAAACACTTTCTGTGCCATTACTTCATTACGAAAAGATTTCAACAcgacagaaaaagaaacgaaactacGCAGTCACTGGATTATTACAATTACTTTTATCCGTTACTCA comes from Bombus fervidus isolate BK054 chromosome 18, iyBomFerv1, whole genome shotgun sequence and encodes:
- the LOC139996552 gene encoding actin maturation protease isoform X1, translated to MPAPPPPLSSLPEAPMCEKTEVSDADSLPPWAKITLTSAEAEIEKLISRNELKDAEVTYFCQVEPILQDGPQCGLVALAMASQEYTKPVSVSQLLAEARVRGFTQHGEVYSVDFMGTLAAEYLPDHRPDILVDLQQCPDTLTHALAHGAMVLIPYDSDFNHAPCLKRGHKAHWALLVGLISSRQGYHVLARHGKSRHLACWPLRDLIESNGNLEEEGTARHAGGYVIPKGGVGGQRGLRGRALALHPYI
- the LOC139996552 gene encoding actin maturation protease isoform X2, yielding MCEKTEVSDADSLPPWAKITLTSAEAEIEKLISRNELKDAEVTYFCQVEPILQDGPQCGLVALAMASQEYTKPVSVSQLLAEARVRGFTQHGEVYSVDFMGTLAAEYLPDHRPDILVDLQQCPDTLTHALAHGAMVLIPYDSDFNHAPCLKRGHKAHWALLVGLISSRQGYHVLARHGKSRHLACWPLRDLIESNGNLEEEGTARHAGGYVIPKGGVGGQRGLRGRALALHPYI